Proteins co-encoded in one Armatimonadia bacterium genomic window:
- a CDS encoding tetratricopeptide repeat protein, with protein MTRFSALVGPALIALSLTARPLLASPATAARPSAQTAAKTAAQPAAPGGEGLLYDYWRLETMLTRARDQISAGKLDAALQTCTRARGLGLWDPRLESLVGEIHLHRGHWTEAVVALRRSTMSRTDKCNLAVALTQTARSRHAEGRFADETRLLKEALSRDPQNALAHASLGLAFLQQGDRNLALSHCRQAVELAPTSADAWSSLSVVCLAAADLPQAHEAAQRAVDVSPDDPAALSNLAFLVAEEGDTAGAARLWEQATRLAPSYADAYAGLAVAQWRLGDRDRSRSLYRKAIGLDATYDDPRQLGPIHYWTPKAVKTATEIRSAR; from the coding sequence ATGACCCGTTTTTCCGCCCTGGTCGGTCCTGCCCTCATCGCCCTGTCGCTGACGGCGCGACCTCTTCTCGCATCACCGGCCACGGCTGCCCGACCCTCTGCTCAGACCGCAGCGAAGACTGCCGCACAGCCTGCAGCCCCCGGCGGCGAAGGGCTCCTCTATGACTACTGGCGTCTGGAAACAATGCTCACCCGGGCCCGGGACCAGATCAGCGCCGGCAAGCTCGACGCCGCTCTGCAGACCTGCACTAGGGCACGTGGACTCGGCCTGTGGGACCCTCGTCTCGAGAGCCTTGTCGGCGAGATCCACCTGCACCGGGGACACTGGACCGAAGCCGTCGTCGCCCTTCGACGCAGCACGATGAGTCGCACCGACAAGTGCAACCTCGCCGTGGCGCTGACTCAGACGGCGCGCTCCCGCCATGCGGAAGGCCGTTTCGCCGACGAGACTCGCCTCCTCAAGGAAGCCCTCTCGCGCGACCCGCAGAACGCGCTGGCTCACGCCTCTCTGGGGCTTGCCTTCCTGCAGCAGGGCGACCGGAACCTTGCTCTCTCTCACTGCCGCCAGGCGGTTGAGCTCGCCCCCACGTCCGCCGATGCCTGGAGCAGCCTGTCCGTCGTCTGCCTGGCCGCAGCCGACCTTCCGCAGGCCCACGAGGCCGCCCAGCGTGCCGTCGACGTGTCCCCCGATGACCCGGCTGCGCTCAGCAACCTGGCCTTCCTCGTCGCCGAGGAAGGGGACACAGCCGGTGCCGCCCGCCTCTGGGAGCAGGCAACACGTCTCGCGCCCTCCTACGCAGACGCCTATGCAGGTCTTGCCGTCGCCCAGTGGCGGCTTGGCGACCGCGATCGAAGTCGGTCGCTGTACCGCAAGGCCATCGGCCTCGATGCCACCTACGATGACCCACGGCAACTGGGACCGATTCACTACTGGACGCCGAAGGCCGTCAAGACCGCGACCGAGATCCGCTCCGCGCGCTAG